The genomic segment GTGCGGCCAGCTTCATCGCGGCGCGTCCCCGCTTATCCATGGTCTGGTGGTGGCGGGCGTACACGCCCGCGAGATCGCGGCAGTCGGTGGTGCCCGCGTCGGTGATGATGTCGGTGTCATAGGTGCCCGTGACGATGACGGTCACACCGATGCCGAACGGCGCGACCTCCCCCGCCATCGACTCACCCCACCGTTCCAAGGCACCCTTGACCGCCGAATACGGTGCGGTGGCAGGCATTCCGCGGACACCACCCTGGCTGGACACCAGCACGATGCGTCCAGCGCCGGCCCGGCGCATCGACGGCAGTAACTCCTTGGTCAGCGCCACCGGGCCGAAGATCGTCGTGGCGAACATCCGCTCCCACAGCTCGGTCGGCGTCTCCTCGACCATGCCGGCCGCGGAGATGCCCGCGTTGTGGACCAGCCCGTAGGGCGCGCCGACGGCATCTTCGATGGCTTTGGCCGCGGCGGTCACCGAGGACGGGTCGGTGAGATCGAGCGCGACGCCGACCAGCCTCGGGTCGTCGTCACCGGCGCCGGTGGCCGCCCGCAGCACCTTCATGCCGGTGTCAGGAGACCGCATCGCGGCGACGACGCGCCAACCCCGCTTGTACAGCTTCGTGGCCGACGCCAGGCCGAGCCCTCGCGAGGCGCCGGTGATGACGACACTGCGGCGCTCACCGGTCATCGGGTTGCTCGACATGGACCTCACTCGTCACCAG from the Mycolicibacterium crocinum genome contains:
- a CDS encoding SDR family oxidoreductase; the protein is MSSNPMTGERRSVVITGASRGLGLASATKLYKRGWRVVAAMRSPDTGMKVLRAATGAGDDDPRLVGVALDLTDPSSVTAAAKAIEDAVGAPYGLVHNAGISAAGMVEETPTELWERMFATTIFGPVALTKELLPSMRRAGAGRIVLVSSQGGVRGMPATAPYSAVKGALERWGESMAGEVAPFGIGVTVIVTGTYDTDIITDAGTTDCRDLAGVYARHHQTMDKRGRAAMKLAARSPEKFAEGLAKALDSEKPFVKTAIGPDARMLLIANRVLPSAGLHQMTRLMMGIPRFGAMRSGGSSND